The following are encoded in a window of Flavobacterium psychrotrophum genomic DNA:
- a CDS encoding nucleotidyl transferase AbiEii/AbiGii toxin family protein, with translation MGRSYFLGTDRENTIKLDLFYTTDPFMQDPLHVEGIRMATTEEIIAMKVDVIQRGGRKKDFFDRYELLPLYPIGRMLELHALRYPYSHDPTLIVTNFTKFEKADTDFDPECLRGCYWEFIKEDFEIAMEAYRQQ, from the coding sequence ATGGGACGTTCCTATTTCTTGGGTACGGATCGTGAAAACACTATCAAATTAGATCTATTCTATACCACAGATCCTTTTATGCAGGATCCCCTCCATGTGGAAGGCATACGTATGGCTACCACCGAAGAAATTATTGCAATGAAAGTCGATGTCATCCAACGAGGCGGTCGTAAGAAAGACTTTTTTGACCGCTACGAGTTGCTCCCTCTCTACCCGATTGGACGGATGCTGGAGCTACATGCCTTGCGGTATCCTTACAGCCACGACCCCACACTCATAGTAACGAACTTTACCAAATTTGAAAAGGCTGATACAGACTTCGACCCGGAATGCCTGCGCGGATGCTACTGGGAATTCATAAAAGAAGATTTTGAAATTGCCATGGAAGCATACAGGCAGCAATAA
- a CDS encoding nucleotidyl transferase AbiEii/AbiGii toxin family protein: MAKMYWNTVKRLLQQVLLQLMELPELHPFRLVGGTALSLQHDHRISVDIDLFTDADYGSINFDSIEQTLSRLFKYLERFLQVL, translated from the coding sequence ATGGCTAAAATGTATTGGAATACCGTAAAACGGTTGTTGCAACAAGTGCTGTTACAATTGATGGAACTACCCGAATTGCATCCGTTTCGCCTGGTAGGCGGCACAGCACTTTCCCTGCAACACGACCACAGGATTTCAGTGGATATCGACCTGTTCACCGATGCAGATTACGGCAGTATTAACTTTGACAGCATAGAACAGACATTATCGAGGCTTTTTAAATATCTGGAAAGGTTTCTTCAGGTCCTGTAG
- a CDS encoding helix-turn-helix transcriptional regulator produces the protein MDKQFERYKGIHPGAVLQRELAKRQLAQRPFALSIDEFPQSLNQVILGKRDLSTATSLKLEKALGLEEGTLVLLQAYYDIAKLKKKEAAHNTPNLSRLRKSLFWDTNITKIDWQRQATAVIRRIFERGNLTEKKEILRFYGSEEVRKTITPDG, from the coding sequence ATGGACAAGCAATTTGAACGCTACAAAGGCATACACCCGGGAGCGGTTTTACAACGCGAGCTCGCCAAAAGGCAGCTTGCCCAACGCCCTTTTGCCTTGTCTATAGATGAATTTCCGCAAAGCCTTAACCAGGTTATCCTCGGCAAACGTGACCTTTCTACCGCTACATCGCTTAAGCTCGAAAAAGCCCTCGGCTTGGAAGAAGGTACCTTAGTACTACTACAGGCGTATTATGATATCGCCAAACTAAAGAAGAAAGAAGCAGCTCACAATACCCCGAACCTTTCCCGACTGCGCAAATCCCTGTTTTGGGACACCAATATAACAAAAATTGACTGGCAGCGACAGGCTACAGCCGTTATCAGGCGTATTTTCGAACGTGGAAACCTTACCGAGAAAAAAGAGATCCTGCGTTTTTACGGAAGCGAAGAAGTACGTAAGACAATAACTCCAGATGGCTAA
- a CDS encoding HNH endonuclease domain-containing protein — protein sequence MVPFHPNLPVKTLSGLFSNTASTYKFYWFLAILEAVETGKTVIEKQELFARMVAGAWYTVNYFHVSFGKQDLLQQSIETIKAGEALPVNLRQEDIVSRLAGSIKTETVKVLWHFDNNVPHWFLSPWFNKTTINNDSSYKKYIYTASAAFEGDCLYALDSHQIIINPKWVGYLTTHSRILKDYCLWNLAAFLQVRNPSVPDIAGKLIKPPFRGSLLPQRKHYWDIVFKELGSIECIYTNTKMDITNYAVDHFIPHAFVSHDLIWNLAPIDKQFNSIKSDKLPSLEKHFEPFVRLQQEAYNVICTKAPKNKYLEEFITIFPKMDASGLNTKLYSEVLIPLHTIAGNNGFILL from the coding sequence ATGGTTCCATTTCATCCTAACCTACCGGTTAAAACATTGTCAGGCTTATTTTCAAATACGGCTTCTACCTACAAGTTCTACTGGTTTTTAGCAATACTTGAAGCCGTGGAAACAGGCAAAACGGTCATCGAAAAACAGGAGTTATTTGCGCGTATGGTGGCCGGAGCTTGGTACACTGTAAATTATTTCCACGTGTCTTTTGGAAAACAGGACCTGTTGCAACAGTCAATAGAAACCATTAAGGCAGGCGAAGCATTACCGGTAAACCTCCGGCAGGAAGACATTGTGAGCCGGTTAGCAGGTTCAATTAAGACGGAGACTGTAAAGGTTTTATGGCATTTCGATAATAATGTACCACACTGGTTCCTCTCACCCTGGTTTAATAAAACAACTATAAATAACGACAGTAGTTATAAAAAGTACATCTATACCGCTTCGGCTGCTTTTGAAGGAGATTGTTTGTATGCACTGGACAGCCACCAGATTATCATCAACCCGAAGTGGGTAGGGTACCTAACAACACATTCGCGCATTCTGAAAGATTACTGCCTGTGGAACCTGGCTGCATTCCTTCAGGTGCGTAACCCAAGCGTTCCTGATATTGCCGGAAAACTTATAAAACCTCCTTTTCGTGGTTCCCTCCTGCCCCAACGAAAACACTATTGGGACATCGTGTTTAAGGAGTTAGGCTCGATCGAATGTATTTATACCAACACCAAAATGGACATAACCAATTACGCGGTAGATCATTTCATACCCCATGCCTTCGTATCGCATGACCTGATTTGGAACCTAGCGCCAATTGATAAACAATTCAACAGTATTAAATCCGATAAGCTGCCGTCGCTCGAAAAGCACTTTGAGCCGTTTGTAAGACTACAACAAGAAGCTTATAATGTAATATGCACTAAGGCACCTAAAAATAAATACCTGGAAGAATTCATAACTATTTTTCCTAAAATGGATGCTTCCGGCCTGAACACAAAACTTTACAGCGAGGTTCTAATACCACTACACACCATAGCGGGAAATAATGGGTTCATCTTATTGTAA